The stretch of DNA TCTATGTTGGGCCATGGCCAATGCGGTTTTAACAGCCGCAAGCAGACTACCGCAAGCCGCTTTGCCTGTGCCTGCCAATTCCAGCGCCGTTCCATGATCTACCGAGGTGCGGATAATCGGCAGGCCCAGACTAATATTCACCGCATCACCAAAGCCTGCATATTTAAGCACCGGTAAGCCCTGATCATGATACATGACGACAAAGGCATCTGCCTTGTGATGAGGAGTAAACATTGTGTCTGCTGGAAAGGGGCCGTGAACCGCAATGCCTTCGGCCTGCAATTGTTGCAGTGCAGGAATAATCACGTCGATTTCTTCGCGGCCCAGATAGCCGCTTTCACCGGCATGGGGATTTAAACCTGCCACTGTAATTTGGGGATTGCGAATCCCGAAATCAGTGTGCAGCGACTGGTGCAATTGCCGAATCACGGATTGTATAAGCGGCCCATCGATCACGTCAGCCACTGCGCGCAGCGGTAAATGCGTAGTAACCAAGGCAACGCGCATCGCTTCACAAGCCAACATCATTACCACGGTATCCGCTTTGCAGCGCTCGGCCAAAAACTCGGTATGCCCTGTAAATGGAATACCGGCCTGGTTAATAATGGCTTTATGCACGGGAGCGGTCACCAAGGCTGCAAATTCATCGGCAAGACAGGCGTCTATGCCTTCCGAGAGCATCTGAATGACCATTGGCGCGTTTTGCGCATTAAGCTTACCAGGGGTTACTTTCTTTGCACAGGAAAATGGCAATATCTGGAGACAGCCTTGGCGGGGGCTGAATGTAGTACTGCGGCGAAACTCTTTCAATTCCACCGCAAGATTTAACTGACGGGCGCGCTCGGCTAAAACATCGGGATCGCCCGCGATCACCACCGGATATTCTTCCTCTGCTAAAGCGAGGCAAATATCCGGCCCGAT from Legionella quinlivanii encodes:
- the pdxA gene encoding 4-hydroxythreonine-4-phosphate dehydrogenase PdxA — protein: MKPLLLSSGEPAGIGPDICLALAEEEYPVVIAGDPDVLAERARQLNLAVELKEFRRSTTFSPRQGCLQILPFSCAKKVTPGKLNAQNAPMVIQMLSEGIDACLADEFAALVTAPVHKAIINQAGIPFTGHTEFLAERCKADTVVMMLACEAMRVALVTTHLPLRAVADVIDGPLIQSVIRQLHQSLHTDFGIRNPQITVAGLNPHAGESGYLGREEIDVIIPALQQLQAEGIAVHGPFPADTMFTPHHKADAFVVMYHDQGLPVLKYAGFGDAVNISLGLPIIRTSVDHGTALELAGTGKAACGSLLAAVKTALAMAQHRATYETN